TCGAACTCTGATTGATCACCTAAGGAACAGGACTGAAGTACAAAATATTGATATGATGAACTTGGCAGGGTTTTGCAGGAATTGTTTATCAAAATGGATGGTAGCTGCTGCAGATTCCAAAGGCATTACTTTAGGTTATGAAGAAGCTAGGGAACACGTCTACGGAATGACCTATGCGGAATGGAAAGCAAATTATCAAAAATGAATTAATCAACCTCCTCGAGCAGCTCTCCTAGCTGCTCTTGTCTCATCAGACCATCTTTGCAGGTCTGGTTGAGACTTGTAATCTCCTGACCCAATATACTGTAAGGTAGATCTCACGCCGTAGTTAGTCAGATAACTATCCATTCTGAAAGTTTCTTCAGTTTCTCCAAGACCATATAAAATAACTGTTGGGAAGAAATCTACTACCTGGCTTTCTATGAAATCCCCAATTTTTTGGGAGGTTCCATCGGGAAGGATGATTTCTTGATCTGCCTCATCCACATCAATTTGGATGACATGCCAGTCGCTCAAAGCCTTGTAGTTTTCTTTACTGGCAAAAGCTTCTCTGTGCATCTGCTGGCAAATTGCACAATCCTTCTTCTCAATAAAAATAGCTATTGGTTTTTGGCCAGTAAAGGTTGAAAGATTATAATTTTCACTAAAATAATTTTCTTTTACAAGATTGGGTTCACTTTCTAATGTAAAACCTAGTTCCTCGTCTTTACTACTGACAACTAATAATGTCTCTTGAAAGATAGGAAGTGGTCGAAAACCATTCATTCTTTCAAGTGGTTCATTTAAACCATTATCATCTAAAATTAAAATAGTGGGTGTATATTGGATTTTCATTAGTTTAGAAAATGCTCTCTCGTCAACAACATCACCATTTGGCAGCGTAATTGATCGAGAACCTCTAATATTTATTTCAACAACGTCAAAGTTTTCCTGAATAAAATCTTTAGTTGTTGGATCTGAAAAGTTTTTCTCTATTGTCGCTTTACAGTATGGACATCCCTCTTGGTGGAAGTAAAGCATCAAAAGTTTCTCCTCATCTAATGCTTCTTCAATATCCAGTTCAATTTCTAGAAAGCTATC
This region of SAR324 cluster bacterium genomic DNA includes:
- a CDS encoding DUF1244 domain-containing protein, whose product is MDEQTKVELESAAFRTLIDHLRNRTEVQNIDMMNLAGFCRNCLSKWMVAAADSKGITLGYEEAREHVYGMTYAEWKANYQK
- a CDS encoding thioredoxin fold domain-containing protein, which encodes MFCYMKNLSLIFLLLLNIVTNITAQQSTKDIKWVDGDDFGKSTQIPYWFKDSFLEIELDIEEALDEEKLLMLYFHQEGCPYCKATIEKNFSDPTTKDFIQENFDVVEINIRGSRSITLPNGDVVDERAFSKLMKIQYTPTILILDDNGLNEPLERMNGFRPLPIFQETLLVVSSKDEELGFTLESEPNLVKENYFSENYNLSTFTGQKPIAIFIEKKDCAICQQMHREAFASKENYKALSDWHVIQIDVDEADQEIILPDGTSQKIGDFIESQVVDFFPTVILYGLGETEETFRMDSYLTNYGVRSTLQYIGSGDYKSQPDLQRWSDETRAARRAARGG